In Candidatus Nitrosarchaeum limnium SFB1, the following proteins share a genomic window:
- a CDS encoding Fe-S oxidoreductase: protein MKFDGKQVPTKVIEDEIRAENWDLIGIGGLTTTYARIKQLTPIIRRCAPNALFVAGGGWSSYNPDEILKLVPELDLIVIGEGEVTFSELYDEVEKNSKDFEKINGLCIRNGNSCIFTQPRALIDNLDTVPYPAYDLFETDIYFQNSGLHFSLESYNSKRRASVVWERGCPRGCTFCSHNGMSRIDLQNIYGNGNRKEGEKLVRLSDKENNTFQLPARWPTPQYCIDNVKLMKQKLDIDFITIVDENMTSNKKWTEEFCKLFVDEGLNKEIKWGTLGDAPSVATNPSLVSTMRDAGCSYISFGFESASDKVLKEDIQKGQVRAHLQKTLDTIKKSSLTPLSTFMIGNQHENINDLMETVDFWIQNNATVDPFICTPYVGSPIFYNNKDRILEQYDSRLSLVKDGTCKVDDETVKTWKLQALDKFMSECGDAFEYTATVSEYFSIPELFAIKHLMYTKDTKRLLQWAHQRYDETGKIYWKHSEKWNHYCSVCTSKSELCDLQVIPKNY, encoded by the coding sequence ATGAAATTTGATGGAAAACAAGTTCCAACTAAAGTAATAGAGGATGAAATTCGTGCTGAAAATTGGGATTTAATTGGAATTGGCGGACTGACTACAACGTATGCAAGAATCAAACAACTTACTCCTATTATTCGACGTTGTGCTCCTAATGCATTATTTGTTGCAGGAGGCGGTTGGAGTTCATATAATCCTGATGAAATTCTAAAATTAGTACCAGAATTAGATCTTATAGTAATTGGTGAAGGAGAAGTCACATTTTCTGAACTGTATGATGAAGTTGAAAAAAATTCAAAGGACTTTGAAAAAATCAATGGGCTTTGTATACGAAATGGAAATTCCTGCATTTTTACCCAACCGAGGGCACTAATTGATAATCTAGATACTGTGCCGTATCCAGCATATGATTTATTTGAAACTGACATATATTTTCAAAATTCAGGATTACACTTCTCATTAGAATCTTATAATTCTAAAAGAAGAGCCTCCGTTGTTTGGGAAAGAGGGTGTCCAAGAGGATGTACTTTTTGCTCGCATAATGGAATGTCTAGAATTGACTTACAAAATATTTATGGAAATGGAAATAGAAAGGAAGGGGAAAAATTAGTTAGACTATCTGACAAAGAAAATAATACTTTTCAACTTCCTGCACGTTGGCCTACTCCGCAATATTGTATAGATAACGTAAAGCTGATGAAACAAAAACTTGACATTGATTTTATAACGATTGTAGATGAAAATATGACTAGTAATAAAAAATGGACTGAAGAGTTTTGCAAATTATTTGTAGATGAGGGATTGAATAAAGAAATTAAATGGGGTACATTAGGTGATGCCCCAAGCGTTGCAACTAATCCAAGTCTAGTTTCAACTATGAGAGATGCTGGATGCAGCTATATTTCATTTGGTTTTGAATCTGCTTCTGATAAAGTATTAAAAGAAGATATTCAAAAAGGACAGGTTCGTGCACATCTTCAAAAAACACTTGATACAATAAAGAAATCTAGTCTCACACCACTTTCAACCTTTATGATTGGAAACCAACATGAAAATATTAATGATCTGATGGAAACAGTTGATTTTTGGATTCAAAACAATGCTACAGTTGATCCGTTTATTTGCACACCATATGTTGGAAGCCCTATTTTTTACAACAACAAAGATCGAATCTTAGAGCAATATGATTCACGTCTATCGCTTGTTAAAGATGGAACATGTAAAGTTGACGATGAAACTGTTAAAACCTGGAAGCTACAAGCTTTGGATAAATTCATGTCTGAATGTGGAGACGCATTTGAATATACCGCGACAGTAAGTGAATATTTTTCTATTCCGGAATTATTTGCAATAAAACATTTAATGTACACAAAAGACACAAAACGACTTCTTCAATGGGCACATCAAAGATATGATGAAACTGGAAAAATCTATTGGAAACATAGTGAAAAATGGAATCATTACTGTAGTGTTTGCACTAGTAAATCTGAATTATGTGATTTACAAGTAATCCCTAAAAATTATTGA